One region of Drosophila teissieri strain GT53w chromosome 2L, Prin_Dtei_1.1, whole genome shotgun sequence genomic DNA includes:
- the LOC122614164 gene encoding uncharacterized protein LOC122614164: MVTSPKLRQRRQFAPDLRRIRMPQTEITTMDDGLQYAVEFAHDENLLGSPSKVSHLSEILAMLTLNSAEDDNHKIHGKLVAFKREADLLDTQFDSPDYYTQKEALIFKVVCELRGIDHEQWLSEEMGLMDDAAFGHFLQHVFVCHED; encoded by the exons ATGGTGACAAGCCCGAAGCTCCGACAGCGAAGACAGTTTGCCCCAGACCTCCGACGAATCCGTATGCCCCAAACTGAAATCACAACCATGGATGATGGCCTGCAATATGCGGTGGAGTTTGCCCACGATGAGAATCTACTGGGGAGCCCATCGAAAGTG TCTCACCTGTCCGAAATTCTGGCCATGCTCACCCTTAACTCCGCCGAGGATGATAACCATAAGATACATGGGAAACTTGTGGCATTCAAGAGGGAAGCGGACTTGCTAGACACCCAATTTGATTCGCCCGATTATTACACACAAAAGGAGGCATTAATCTTCAAGGTCGTGTGCGAACTCCGGGGCATTGACCATGAGCAGTGGCTCAGCGAGGAAATGGGACTCATGGATGATGCGGCGTTTGGCCATTTTCTGCAGCATGTATTTGTTTGCCACGAAGATTGA